In Elephas maximus indicus isolate mEleMax1 chromosome 25, mEleMax1 primary haplotype, whole genome shotgun sequence, the genomic stretch ccaactggtgtagtggttaagcactctgctgctaaccaaaacgttggcagttctaatccaccagccattccttggaaaccctatgggggtgttctacactgccctataggagggctactatgagttggaattgacttgaaagcaatgggtttgatttgcttTTGGTATGtaatacacatgcacatacatatgtACGCACATATAtgggtatatatatgtacatatacacatacacatatgtgtgtgtgtgtgtatatattcccCCAACAAAACATTTGGATTTCAGAGCAAGCCTAGGTAAAGAATAAACTTTTACTCTGTCTGTGTTTGGTGCTTTTGTGTATTTGCTAGTAGAAAGCATGTTTTAGATTTGTTCCAGGTAAAGATAATCAAAAAGAATGTATTAGAACAAACCTAAATGTTTTGTGCTTATGAAAGGTATACTAATTGGAAAATAGTCCATATAATCTCTTGGTTTGTGGCATTTTATAAGCTCACTGTGTCATAGGGACTTTGTGGAATCATCCAGCCCTTTCTCTGACTTCTGGCAGAACTATCGCTGAACTATTCAAAGCTTCCAGAAGCAAAGTGAAAAACTTCCTTGAGAAAACATCACCTATATTTAATAGTAATCATGCTCGTCGTTGTTTGTAGTGACCAACAGTGCTCCATAAAAGGAAGTCAAAAAGAGAAAGTATCGGTAAACAATTTGAAGATGGCAAATAAATAATGAGTGAGGTTTCATAGTTGTGGATAACACTTTGTCAGTAGAGTAGTAGAAGCAGTGGCATTGAAGAAACCTCTGGGAAGACATGGCTAACATATTTTGTAGAATATTGTACAGTTTTCATGCGCATCATCTcatataatcctcacaacagccctgtgaggtgggTAGTATTGatctccccactttacagataaggaaactgagctaAGGGGGTAAGAGATTTGTTTTAAGTGCATGCCTAGTAAGTAGTGGATCTAAGCTTTCAGGTCCTCTGAGGACAGCTCACGTTACccaaaagctattttaaaaatgttagttTTTCAAAGACCACTTACAAAGCGTTGGTCAGGAAAATGGCAGCAGTGCACACATGGGGAAAAGTCATGAAACCAATTCTGAAGTTTTCTGTCTATAgagtaaataagtaaaatatgagTACTTCACAGAAatattaggaaaataaatttatgcaTGAAACACTGAACTCTTTGAAGTAAAATGATACACAAGCTCAAGATAttgctattttttatttgtaGCCAACTTTTATTTTTATGCCTAGAAAAATACATGGGGTGCTTAGGACTAATGTGCTGGGAAGTTTGCTACTTTGATGATAGTAACATAATCCCGAAAAAGCAAGCACGAttattctgtactttttttttaagttttattcagccataagaccataatttttcatatttaagGAAGTATGAAAAATTTGTCAAGTTTTAAAAGCTGAATACATGTAGCATTGGATCAAGGCACATACAAGACTGGCCAAAGGGCGTACAATGCACTTTGGTTTTttgttgaaaaaataataatcatggCAACAGAAAAGTGATGTGGTTTTTAAACAAGTAATAGCTCACAATTCGGTTGGAAGCTAGAAAGAAATGTTACATTTCAAgtccattatgtaatatctggAAATCTGTGACAGTAATGGGCAGTATTCTTGATCATTGTGAAATTAAATTGAGGATTTATGTACAGTGTGAAGACATTTCACATATACCAAAATCTAAACTTGATTTCTAGAATTTATTTCTCTCACCTATTTGAAGTATGACTTTCTCTGGATTGTTGAAGGGACTTGCTTATGGCTATGCTACCTTTTtaatatgtataatttttatttttgacgTTCTTTGTGATAACGACATCATACACACTAACAATTATGTGTTTAGgattcatttttcaaaaatcagGATGGTATAAGTAAAACCAAAATGCAGTTGTGGTACTTGTGTTCATTACACTATGCAAGTctaagtttttatattttttaagtataCATTTTTCCCTCGAACTTGGAAGCTCACTTACGTTATTGTTTTTGTGAAGTCCTTTACTCTCAAAGCTTTGTTAACAATGGCTCTAACAACAGACTTCACACTCCTTTTatgcagctgatggattcagttCAGGAGTTATGCTTACTTTCTTCAGGATATTTAATTTGCTTATAGCAAAAATGGATATGCAGCCCATTTGATATTGCCCATTACTTCACATAGTTTGATTTATTGAATACCACTGGGATAATACAgatttaataattggaacattaTTTTGTAACtattttgaaatttaattttttcactCAGccgttttgttgtttgtttttacattttattaataCCAAAGTAAAAAATGGCCTGTGCTTATACTACAAGGGTCGCAAGTGAACGCAGTCCTGATTGTTCAACACAGCAAGAAAATTCACTTTCACAGTCAACAAGTCATTTTACTCAGCAGAACACAAAAGTAAATGGTTTATAACTTCAATATTTGCAAGGAAAATACAGTACAAATTactaaaaaatactaaaatatagAATTGTGTTCAGGCATCTCTACTACATCAATCGTAGCAATAACCTGAAATATGAAACTTTTAATAAAAAGTtcttaaatataaattatatggCAAATGTACAGTACATTGcttttttcagtctcttttaCCAGTGTTTTGCAGTAGAACAGGGATCCTACCATCACCTCCCTCAGGTTTATAAAAACTAAAAGACAGTCTGCTGTGAGTCCTTCAGCATCATGAGTGCGAGTGATCTGAGTCTGGAATACCACTGTCTCTGTAGCTTCGGTTACTACTGCTCTCACTGTGATTGTTTTTGTACAGATTCATCCCATTAGGAGGAAATATGGTGTGTATTACAAACTCCTCCTTTGAGATTGGTTCATTGCTTATTGGTAACATCTGAAAAGAAGTCTCCCTGATTTCCAGGATAGAGTTGTCTTTCTTAGTGCCAGCTTCCGCATAGTCgtcctttctcctcctccctttgCTGTATGCACAGTTCCTTGAGAAAAGTGAGCCATTTCTATGAACATACCAGCACACTAAAGCAAGAAGGGAAATGGTCACCAGGGCCACAGCCCCACCGATGATGGCAGCCAAAGATAAATTGGGGTTTTTGTAAGGTTCTTTCTCTTGCTCTCGATTGAGGGTGGTCGTAGGGTTGTACATTCTAAGGGGTGCAGTTTCAGTCTCAATACAAACAGGAGTTTCATCAAATAGGTAGAGGTTACTGGTTTCCATGGGAACCATGCATACTCGATAGGGTGAATCGGGCTCCAGGGCTGTGATGAAGTATTCACTGCGATCCCCTGTTACTATTGTTTCTGTTATAGATCCAAATGCTGGGCTATGGCCCAGTTTGAGCCAGCTGAGTCTTAAAGCAGTCATGGGTAGGGCAAGTTTCCAAGAGATATGAATTGTCTCAGAGGTGACAGATTTCACAGTAATTATAACTGTTTTTCTTGCTGGGCTCCCTGTGGTTCGCTGATCCTTAGTGAGCTTGGGGTTCTTAATGTCCGGCTGTTTGGTCACTGGTGCTGGCCATTGGCCTTGAGCAGGATACCCTGTGTTAGGTATTACAGTGGTTATCTGAATGGTACTTACAACCCCACTGTCCTTACAATCAAACAGCTCCGCATTAAGATCCTTGATAGCCATCCCTCGGACTTTTTCTGGAGCTTGGCACATGAGGCCACGCACGTTGACCTTCACAGGTAGTGATTGTAACCAGTCACGTACCCATTTCATCTTGCACCCACAATACCAGGGATTGTTGCGAAGAATTAGTTGGGTTATGTTGTCCAAATCATCAAAGATACCCTGAGGTAAATTACTTAGGTTATTATTGGACATATCAAGTCGATACAGCTGCCTTAGATAAGAAAAAGCATTTGGGGGAACCCGATTGATGTGATTATCTTGAAGATAAAGCTTCCTCAGGTTTGTACCTGGAAGGTTTACTGgtgcagcagtcaaggaatttcGCACTAGTGACAATTCTGTTAAGTTGACTAGGTTGAAGAAAACTTTGTCACCTAAGCCATGGTTGTTCAAAAGGTTTCCATCTAAAACCAAGCGTTTTAGGCTGGTAAGACCTTGAAGAGATGGTGATGAAATAGTGGATATACGATTATCATCCAAGCGTAGCTCTTCTATAGTCCTGGGCAAACCCCAGGGGATTGTGCTAAGGTGGTTACGGGACAGGAAAAGCAGTCGGAGATAGTTGCTGTCTCGAAATGCCCCCTCTTCAATGCTAACAGCTGAGACAGAATTATCATCTAAATGTAATTCTTCCAGATATGGAATTTTTGAAAGTGAATCATAAGTGATAGTCCTTATGTTATTTTCTTGCAAGTGTAATTCTTTTACATACTTTGGGAGGTTGGTAGGAAATTCATCTAAGCTGTTGTGGTATAGGtatattctttctactttttgcAAGTTTTTCAAATCTGAGGGAATCCCGGCATTATTTATTTGGTTGTTCTGAAGGTAGAGAGTTGTAGCATCCTCTGGTATTCCAGTTGGGATGGATGTCAGAAATCGATCATTACAGTAAATGAAACCTGCGTCACAGCGACATACAGATGGACAGGATTTAGCCACGACCGATAGAGGTGCCACCTGAAGGAATAGCCCAATTTTAGTCCCCATGAGGAAGATGCTCCAGGCTGGGCTGATCATGGTCAGCAGTGTTGAGTTCTTTACACAAAGCAGCTTCTGTTACTTCAGAGCCCTAAAATGGAAggaatagaaaaagacagaaaattatcGGGCTAGCATACTGAAAATAGTGTTTAAAACAGCCATGGAAACTAAAAGCATCTATAatcacttttaaatattttataatttctttttatttttggttactaCTAGCTAACAATGAACACCATCATATGATCTCATTGCTTCAAATGTTTCCTTCTGGTATATAAATTAAGAAGTATCACATTCCGAACCcatttaattttgaaatatttaaaataattaaagtttTGTTGAATATTCTAAAGTATTTTCATTACATCTTATACCAATTTTTTAACCAATCACTGACCAAGCTGAtcaaatttgtaattttttcttaACACTCACAATGAATTGACACTTATAGGAATATGAGGTTATATTTAAAGGTAATAATTTTACTGTTCCCAGAAACCCCATTTTTACGTCTACCTTTTGTTAGGCAAAAGACAATACAGATAtagaaatatataataaaaatctaTTCTCTTACTAGTTATTCAGGAATAATGGCATACTGTTTGAGATTCTGGATTCCAGTAAAGCCAACCATTTgtgttattaattttatttctttttctttgattattAACATTAAACAGCTTTAAAAGGGATTTCTAAAGAGAAAATTAGAAGGAATCTTCTTTCATCTACTTTAGGGAAATAATTGCATAGCTAATACATCCAGCTAATGTAAGTAGAAAATcccattttatattaaaatatttcttctttgcctgtttttctacATGCTCCTACTGTATGGTTCAAGGGCTTTATTCACATGCTTCATTATATTCCATTTCCTAATATATTTTCACAAGGATTTTTTATTCTTCAAGTTCTAAGCTAGAACATGATTCAGCTTTCCCCATGGCTGGAGAATTATAGACTTATACTGCTCTATTGTTTATTGTATAATCTTTTCTGCACTTTTAGGTATTAATTAGCCTTTATAATTTCAGGCATGGAAATAAAATACTTTAATATATTTTCCTACCTTATTGATGTGAGTAAATTTTGCGTGGGTGAAAGTCCAATGCTCATGTGTTATTTTCCTGGTCAGGGTCTGGGACTTATATATTCTTGTTTAGTCCTTGGAAATGTTCTTCACTGCTTTTCAAGTAATCTTATGCCGCACACACCTCCAGATCAGGCTCATTGTTGTCAATGAACATTCCAGCTGTAGTTCAGCATGGTGGGCAAGCTCATTAAAGTGGGGGCCAGAAACAATTCAGCTTCCTGTTACTAGGTAGGACACAtggtttcctattttttttttttctttctgataagGTTTCTGGGTGAAGGTTCCTTTTGTGTAGCTTAATTCCCTTAGTGGAAATTGCCCTCTTTGaaattcttattggctcttctgTGCAATATGGTCAGAGATAGTAACTTCAGATCCTCATGAAGAAAGCCATTCATGATGCTAAGGCCTGTATCGTATTAAGTGTTTCAGGCAGTTACCCCCCACCTTTATTCCCCTCCAGGATTATCCAAGTAAAAACTTTGTACAGTAGCTACATTCTGAGGTATGATTACCTGCTGTGCAACAGctatttccagcttttgcttCTTGCTGTTTTCTCAGAATTTCTAGCGTAGTCACGTTATGCAAGACCAGGTATTCTTTTTTAAGAGGTAAAAAAAACTTAATTCAGATATTCTTCATGAAAAAAGGAAGCATACTAGATTTCCTTTGTATTTCTCTTCCTTAAAATACACAGTTTGAGCATCTCCTGTgaaagcaaaagtttttaatgaaCTATTAATAATAAACTTTAATATATTATAGAAATTTCCTAGCAACTTAATTTCAATTCTTTCTTTAAGGAACACATCTTTTATCATAGTAGTTAGTTGAAAGGAATAGGTTGACCTCTTTGTTTTTATGCTTCCCATCTTATTATATAAACACAGTAGGAGCCAAAGTTGGGATTGTCACCAAacagatattttgtattatttactGAGTGTCAGGACCACTTTGTATTAAACACTGAAACATAGCTTCATTCAAGAGGCAGTAAACCCCTTCCACAGCTTTCAAAGGCAAGCCAGTCTTTAAAAGTTTACTTTAAATCTTAGggataaaatgataaaatgtataaaaagaaaaaaaaagtacatattaaAGAGGCAAGCAAATACATGACAAAATTTTTGACTGAAATGCCACGGTAACTCCTTAGACATTTCTCATTGTGGCTTTACAAAGTTATATAATCTACAATTTAACAAGTTGAAAAGAGTTTGCTTTGGAAGCATTTCTTTTGGTTTGCTTCTGCCCTGTCTGATCCTGCCAGCTGGCTACCATTTTCCCAATTGCAGAAGATGGGCACCATCGCCTTCTTCCTTACAGACACTTCTGAGGACTAGTCGGCCAAAAGGTGGCATAGACGTCCAAGTCATCATTAGTTTTTCAGGAGAGTGCTATTTTAACTTCCTTCTAGCAAACTGAACTCGAATATTCTGTATTTGGAATAGAAAGGACGTTATTTCAATCCACCTCCTTGTAATGTAAAGCATATCAAAACCTGACAGGGCATTTCCCTGTAGGTTCAGACAGGACACTCCAATTTCTAAtagtgtatttttcatttctggaAGAAGACTTAATGCTGTAACTAAAGAGACCAGTGATTTTAATGATGGCTGCTTTGGCCGTTATCTAAGACACATGAAGACTTTTTGGGGAGTTGGGAGAGGTGGGTAGGATCAGCATCTGTTATGCAAGGCCACCCACTCAGGTGCTTTCTCCACACAGGAAACATTTAGGTATCAGGAAATATTTGATCCTGAAATTAAGGACTAAAGTAGTAGCAATTTGCTTCTCCCCCAGTAATTACCTAGCATCCAACAAGGATAGCATCTGTTCCAGAATTCAAACACTTTACTGAAAGTGTATGTTAAACAAGGCCAAAATTTGTGTTTCAGCTTCTCTCTGaaaattcaatttctttgagaTTGCCACTAGATTCCAATGCTGATATAGACTTAGGTTAAACTCCATTAACAGAAggaaacgtaaaaaaaaaaaaaaaagatacatttatGATTCTGTCAACTTGAAACAAAAATAGCAGTTAGCAGAGGAATAAAGCAGTCTCTAGTGAATAGTGCAAAGTACCCACAGAGGAAAGTTTAAATGATATATTGTTCAATGTGAGGTTTTATTGCGATGCCTATAGGGCTTCCTTCATTATTGTTGAATTTCGATGGTGAATTTTCTTGAACACTTTTCCTTCTCAGTCTGTGAAGCTGGAAAACCAAGCTGTTGAAATTATTATTACAAAGTTACTATTTAAAGTATCGGCTGTAAATATTTTCTAAGTTTGATAATTATTAAACGTATAAAATAATTTGGTTAAGTTTAGAAAACAATTACTTTTAAGAAATTGCCTTAGAAACTAATTTAAAACTGTTGTGAAATTAACAACTGAGAACCTACTTAAAATGTTACTGATAGTGGAGCGTATCTCATATTCCGGGAATGCCCCTGAGGCAGGACACACTCTAAAGCTGGGATGATGAATCTGCCGAATTGGGATTTAAAATTGTTGATTATTCCTCCAGTCAGATCAGGCTAAATGCGGGCCAGGTGACGATCATGATGATAACCAGAGAGAAAATATAACTACCTTTTTAGCTTGTATCTGTACGATAAATATTTCACCAAATTTGGCTCTATGAATATATAttgcttttcacatttttaacccagagaaagaaaaaagtccaaattggtgagaaaaagaaagattaatttgtttatttttcctgttttatgtTTGTGAAACTCCCTCCTCTGCTGTTTGCCACGCAAACTCACATTTACCGTGGATGCAACAGTGGCAGTGATGTGCGCTTAACAGGAAGCCTTGAAGCTCAGGAAGTTCTTGGAAAATGTCATTCTCTTCTCCCCAAATTGCATCCAAATAAAAGGCAAGAAGATAAAAGCGGGTTTCTTTGGCTAGAAGGATACTGTTTCAGGAATGAGGGTTTAGTTTATAGCTCCCCTCACGTGCCCCTACCCACTTTATTAAGCTCACAACAGTTCAATTCATGTTTGATTGTGTTTTATATCTTCTTCCCTTTTATAGTTGAAACTATAGTGCAAAACAATTTTTTGGCATATGAAAGGCTGTACTGATCTATCCAGGGAAAATAAGCAATCCGGCCCCCATTATTAGACTCCCCCCTCTCTGAGCTGGCCCTATATATTTACGAATGTAGAGACATTGTATGTGAGTGTGAACGATGAAAAGAGAAATGACCCCCACTGGCATGGACACTGTGGCCAGGTTTTCACAACATCAAATTCAGAGCCTTTCTGTCTGCATAAGCTTAAAAGACGCCATTACTTCTGAACAGAAAAGAATCCATCTTCTTTTAGAAAAATACTGTTAATTGGGTGACTTGGGGGGACAacagaaatggagccctggttatTTAAtggcatgtttaaaaaaaattttatgagaATAATTACTTAAGTATATAACATTTAAAACTCTAGCAAAAAGATGAAGAACATAATTACCTCACAGCTGAATCAAAATTTTAATAGGgaactttcatttccttttttaaatatatatatatatatattttttgcatttatGATGTAATCATCAAGTCTATGATAAGCCTTCAATTTATTTCCATAGTTTACCTAAGGAACTATGTAAAAGATAAGGATGCTATCATTGTGAGATATTTTAGGAAAGCTAATAGAATTTAAGAAATTATATCTGAATAGAAAACTGATATTAAAAATGTAAGAACATGAGGCTATCTACATATTTATATGATTCCTTATCTGTTACTACAAGAATTTGGAGGTGGGAATGTCTGAGATGAGAAGGTATTTCTTATGTTTTGGTAATATCACTTAGATGAAGATGAAGTTAAATGATGGTAGCACCAAATTCCTAAATCCTTTACTACCTATGatttaaattgatttttatttgACTTGTTTGGtcatcactctttttttttttttaaattttaaattgaatatacgattttgaaatttttagtttattttcagtGATTCGCCTCACAAAATTATTTCTTAATGCTAGGAGCTGTTTAAAATGTTAAATCTGAAAGTAGAATAgcatgtagaattttttttaacaatttttaatgtgctttaagtgaaagtttagaaatcgagtcagtctctcacacaaaaactcatatacaccttgctacacactcccaattactctccccctaatgagacagcctgctgtctccctccactctctttttgtgtccatttctccagcttctaaccccctccaccctctcatctcccctccagtagCATGTAGAATTTTTAATCCAAGATAATGAAATTATTATTCGAAGGAAAATCttggggctgaaaaagcagatgCTTAATCACTTTTATCCAAGTTTGTGAATATTTCTAGGTGAATTGGAACTTCTGCAATCCTAATATAAAGTATCAGGAAAGTAATCTATTTATGAAGGCTTAAATCGCTGCCAGAAAATGCAACACAATGATCTACCTGTGAATGCAAAGTCTTTGCGAGAACAAATGATATTCCAAATAAACTACATATATGGTTAAAGTGAAGAACTGGAGTGCATCAGGTTAGTTGATAGTGACAGCAAAATGCTTTCTAAGCAGCCCGTGTGGTAGTTAAATTTTCCACGATCATCAGATTTCGGGAAAGTTCCAATTCTTTTGTTTAACGCCAGGCAAGCAGAGGAACCTCTAACTCTCCTCTTGAGAGCCGTGAAGTCTGAAGGGTTTGCTGAGAGGCAGAGAAGCAAGTGTACCTTTTCATACTTGCTTGTATCTAGACTATTTTCTAGCCTGAGgaatgttttgtttcatttatggaAAATAGGGAATAAAGGTTCCAAAGCAAAGAACTTTTACTTTCTCTGTTTATGTTACTGGTTCTTTGCCCCAATAGGTTTGTGATAAATGAATCTAATTCTGCTTCATTTATTCTGGCTTGTAAAGTTAAATCGAGCATCCTTAGAACAAAAAGGCAAACTGGGATGTTATCTTTCACCGTGGTGAATGTTGTTTTCTTTCATGACATTAAAGCCAGACTTGTAAAACTGAACAAGATATTAACTTGAGGGACGGCAGAGTTGAGAGGTAGAGAGAgctggggtagggggtgggggggtggtgctTTAAGTTTGTGCTGACATTTGAGTAATTGCAATTAAAACGATGTTTACTTTTATTAAATCACATTTCCCCCTTGCAAACCTGAAAttccttcccccccccctttttttttttactgtttgagTCCACTTTGGTTGGTGTGATTTAAGTTTCCATATAGTAGCTCAAGTctcctgtgtgccaagcactgtgctggtTGGCGAGAACATCTTACAGTCATAAAACACACTGACTTTTCATGTCAGAATGAGGGTATTATTGATTTAAACCAGATgaagaacaaaaacaacacataAACTGATCAATCCACAGTTCAGTGGCACATTTTAAAAATGGTGTTTAACCAAATGTGGTCTGTGGGATTTCTTTTCAAAGTTGCCAAGGTTACTAgtgccaggttaaaaaaaaaaaagtgaaagaataaagaacaaaagcTGTCATTGTCTCATCAAGTTAGAGTAATTTCTCTCCTCTTATTTAAGCCCACTAATACCTGGAGAGAGATTTTAACACATTCCTGATGCTTGGTTTTGAGGCCAGGAAAGAGAGAATGCatatgccaaaaaatgaaacttaGCTACTGCTTAAAttatattccattcttttctacttAAAACTGACTTTCTCTGAGAGTTTTTGACAATAGGCAAGTCACAACCCTGGGAACTGCTCTTATATACAGCATAAACTGGCTTTCAAAACGAATATTTTTCGGCATGATGTTTAAATTTAGTGACGTCGATCtgtattttgaaaatgaaaaatgatttCTGAAGTGTACGTACCTATTTCGGTTCTCAAgaggaaaaactttttttttttgcaggtattTAAAACCACTCTCTGTGAGAAATTGGTTTGTTGACTTATGGTAAATTTTTGAAATGGTGGAATGTTGGAAGGAGCTGAGAAATGAGAAACAGCCTTTTTCATGCTTAGGAGAGAAAATTCAGTTTTGAGGATTAATATTGTCGAGAGATTTACTGTGGAGTGTTTGCCCACTGGGGGGTGGTACACTCTACCAGAACACTGCTTTCAGGAGCCCCAAGTCAGAGGTGGGCTGCTGCCGGCCactttttctttgctttaattACAACAAAGCCTCCCGTTGAGAAGAACAGTGAAGGCCTCTGGGGCAAAAGGGGGGAGAGAGGGGGTGAGGGGAGATGGAGGGAAAAACTtgcagcctttgaaaaccttacCAACTCTTATTCCCCTGGTTGACTTTATTTATGGTGGtcatttgacttaaaaaaaaaataataataatgctttttTAACTAAATCGGtttgaataaaataatattttagggtTTTTATTCCGAAGTTTTAAGTTAGCTCTGGATCTGGCGATTCATCACATTCTTTGTTATGTTGCCCACCCACCgtaaaaaaggggagaaaagtgGGGATCAACTGAAGCGGCAGCTCCAAACCACAGCATTAAATGGCcagatttaaatatttaatgttcAGATACAAATACTGACATATAAGAAATagaa encodes the following:
- the FLRT3 gene encoding leucine-rich repeat transmembrane protein FLRT3, whose protein sequence is MISPAWSIFLMGTKIGLFLQVAPLSVVAKSCPSVCRCDAGFIYCNDRFLTSIPTGIPEDATTLYLQNNQINNAGIPSDLKNLQKVERIYLYHNSLDEFPTNLPKYVKELHLQENNIRTITYDSLSKIPYLEELHLDDNSVSAVSIEEGAFRDSNYLRLLFLSRNHLSTIPWGLPRTIEELRLDDNRISTISSPSLQGLTSLKRLVLDGNLLNNHGLGDKVFFNLVNLTELSLVRNSLTAAPVNLPGTNLRKLYLQDNHINRVPPNAFSYLRQLYRLDMSNNNLSNLPQGIFDDLDNITQLILRNNPWYCGCKMKWVRDWLQSLPVKVNVRGLMCQAPEKVRGMAIKDLNAELFDCKDSGVVSTIQITTVIPNTGYPAQGQWPAPVTKQPDIKNPKLTKDQRTTGSPARKTVIITVKSVTSETIHISWKLALPMTALRLSWLKLGHSPAFGSITETIVTGDRSEYFITALEPDSPYRVCMVPMETSNLYLFDETPVCIETETAPLRMYNPTTTLNREQEKEPYKNPNLSLAAIIGGAVALVTISLLALVCWYVHRNGSLFSRNCAYSKGRRRKDDYAEAGTKKDNSILEIRETSFQMLPISNEPISKEEFVIHTIFPPNGMNLYKNNHSESSSNRSYRDSGIPDSDHSHS